From the Chryseobacterium fluminis genome, the window CCGGTGGACAGGAAAATTGGAAAACAGCTTCCATAAAGGAAATCCGTCTGAAAAAGGGTGAGAATAGAATTCGGCTCATTTTTGAAAGTAACGGGGTGAACCTTAGTTATTTCGAAGCGAAATAATGTATTAAAGACAAAATAAATTTACAGTTCTAATAATTTTAAGTATTTTTCCGGAAAATTAAAACTATTATGGAAACAAAATCTCCTTTTGATCAGTTTGATGAATTAAGGATCGACAACGCATCAAAACTATTTCTTGCAGAGGCTGCAAAATGGACTACTTTTCTGGCGATATTAGGATACATCGGTATCGGCCTTATGGTAATTGCTGCTTTATTTATGATGACATTAGGTGCTTCGATGAGTACAGAAAACAGTATGATGCCTTTTGGAGGCGGTATGGTGTTCTCTCTTGTTTATCTGGTATTCGCTGCACTCTATTTTATTCCGATCAATTATCTTTACAGATTCGGATCCAATATGAAATCTGCTTTGCGCTCCAATAACCAGACGGAACTTACCAAGGCATTCGAATATTTGAAGTCACATTATAAATTTATCGGTATTCTAACCATTATCGTATTTGCCCTTTATATTCTCGCTATTTTCGGTGTGATGATTGCAGGGATGAGCGGTATGAGATAGATCAGTATTATTTAAAATTAATCATAGTCCTTCTTTTTAAGAAGGATTTTTTGTAACCTTACTTATTATGAAAAAAATCAGTCTGTTTTTTCTTCTGATTTCTGCGTGTATGTTTGCCCAGCAATCTGTTTTAGAACAAAAAATCAATGCCATCATTAAAGATAAAAAAGCTACCGTGGGCATTTCTGTTCTCAGTTTTGAAGACGGCTTTATTTATAACAAAAACCAGGATAAAAAGCTTCCGATGCAGAGTGTGTTTAAATTCCATATTGCAGCAGCAGTCCTGCACCTGGTAGATAACGGAAAGCTTTCGCTTGGTCAGAAAATCCTGTTGAATAAAACCAATCTGCTGGAAAATACATGGTCGCCGCTACGGGATAAATATCCCGGTGGAAATGTTGAGGTCCCGCTACGTGAGAT encodes:
- a CDS encoding DUF5362 family protein translates to METKSPFDQFDELRIDNASKLFLAEAAKWTTFLAILGYIGIGLMVIAALFMMTLGASMSTENSMMPFGGGMVFSLVYLVFAALYFIPINYLYRFGSNMKSALRSNNQTELTKAFEYLKSHYKFIGILTIIVFALYILAIFGVMIAGMSGMR